The nucleotide sequence CATTCATGTTACAAAGAAAAACTTTGCAagtttgaaattttaaaagttgttcCTGTAAATTTTCCTCACTCCCAGCAGTCACATGCGAAATCCTATGATTCATCCACATTTTCACTTTGatcatgaaaaaggaaaaacaaaattgaaaaaaaaaattggcacaTCACTTCATATGCAGGAAATCTAACTAACCACTGTGTGCAGATGGGCATATGAGCCCTAATATGTCGAGTCATTTAAGGAACCATCTACAAAAACAGCTCTGATGGCCCCACTGGAATAATCTGCAGCCTTAAGGTTTATGCAGGTGCTTGTTTGCATTTTGGCACTTAGCACTGAAGAATTTTGCAGATAAAACTGAGGCCCAGACATTCCTATGGAGCTGCACcaaaacaacaatttttttcttgaaaacaaaatttctggCAAAAGCAGTATTTTGACAGTGTGGAAAAAGATAAAGGAAGACACAACTGATTTCATCTCTCCCcattattttcagtcttttaaatCTCAGGTTGGAATTTCCAATATGATTCAGAAGGAACTCTTTGTTCAGATCACTATCCTTCTAACAAAATAGTTTGAATCCCACTTTCTGACAGAGTGTCCAAATGGGCCaatcccttttccccttttcacaAGCTTGATTGTTTCACTCTTTTCTTAAGTCTGTTTATCTTcagaacacagagaaatccACTGGATATAGAAATGTGTGAGGAAGTGTTCCAAGAGATTGAATTACTAGAAGTAATAACTGTGACACAACTGAGATGCGTCAAAAGGGAAGATGAATCTTTTTCATGTGACCATGTTGTGCAGCTAacaaaatgtgatttaattATGACCCAAATTCTGCTAATCTTACACACCTTGAATTGtcctttattttagaaattatacGTCAGCTGTAACTCTTCTTTCTTATCTTCTATGTACCAGTGTCCTATTCCAGAAGtaaacagagctgctgaatgGAGCATGCATTAGAGACATTGATTCTGAACACATAAAATAAACTTCAACAATGAAATATCACactcaagaaaacaaattaatgttTTGCAAGTGATGTCAATGGGATCAAAACTTTGGTCTTGTCAGTAGTTCATACAACAAAATATGCACAACAAATACAATTGCAAACTAGATTGCATTTGAATTATTGATTAAGCAGGATGTATTTTAAGACCAAGCGGCAGGTGCCTGAGAAATATTAAGTGAAATATGGACAtatttgcagagaaaattgAAAAGACTAAGATGTTCAAGCTCTGGTAGAAATACCAGAAATTAAATTGAAGATATTAACTTACCAGCAGGAagttctcattatttttttgtttcagtttgtaCCTGTAGGGCTGCTTGACATTCCGCTTGTTTTCAACACaattttttcattgcttttcagTGGTGAAGTTGAATTGATAAAACATGTTTGTTGGAGGATGTTTCCCTAATTCTTAATTTGACAGGAATAGAAGCAATGCCTTTGGCAGTcatctttatttctgttgttgTATCAGACCCAATGTTCCCAAAAGCTTCAGACATCTGTTCTTCCCTGCTCTTTCTTTATCATTGCCGTTGGGCACAATGAAACTTTAAGTCCTTTATTGTGCTGCTTTTAGTGTTTCAGTGTCCTTTTCTCTTACAGACAAGACTTGGATTGAGAAACCTGGCTAACAGAGGTGAAGAACTAAGGAGATGCCTTCTCTTCCTCTAACTTCTCCTTTGCTTGAAAATCCAAGCTTTCTGATTGTGACTTAGCTCAACTCAATCTAACAATTTGCTTAGTTAACACTGCACTTGACCTTAAATTGTAGACTAATTTAACAATTTAGTTCAAATTCTAGCAGTTGATATTTAGTTAATAATCTAAACTGAGGGACATCATTGGCTTCCGGATTCAGCTTCATTTCTGTCAGAACCAATTATATTTTGTGTGCTGTTTTTGCTATGCACTCTTGTTGCAAAAGGCACAGGAAACAACACTGGCATCTGTAAAACAATTTTATCCTTCTCactgtttttctgctgcagggTTTAGGATGTGTTTTTCTAGGAATCTGTGTTGAACTGGCTTGGCGTGACTGCAAGCAAGCTACCCTAAAGGCAGGATTTCATTTGACTTCTAATACCTGTGATACTTCTGCTTGTTGGATACCCACTCACCCATGCACCTTGTTCTTTAAGGGAAAGCCTTTCCAGTCAGGGCCTGGGGCAGGGAATCAGGCTACAGTCCCTGATGCTGTGCTGGGGTTGGCAAGTTGCTTcattcctcctctctcccaggaATGCAAAGTGGCAGTGGGAATTGGGGACTGGGGCTGTGTCCCGCAGAGTCACcagccctgtcactgctcaCACACCTttagggaggaggaggaggaggaaaagggaagagaggagatgATGAAACTGTCAAGATCAgcaagggagaggagagaggaagggggATGATTGCCGgagattttctttgctttttaattatgCTCTGCTGTCTCATCAAGGTTGGAGTCACACTCCTAAACCTTGTTTTGTGCACCTTTAACCACCTCCAGGCATTTTGTCAGTGTCCAGCTAATGCAAAAGAAACTGTAAACACAAACAGTGGTTGCTTAAGTTCTCTTTAGCTTCCTCAGGGGTTGCCACATCTGGTGGAGCAAAAGCACTGAGCAGGACCCTGCTGGTTTCCTATTCAGTGAACACGAGTGCATTACCATCCGTGCCAAAAGGAGCTGTAGCACATCATGGCACAGAATCACATGTGTAGGCACTCAACTCCATGAGCCCATAagcaagcagagcagtgcaCAAGTGTCCACTATTCTCATGTGCTTGTGAACAAGGCCTTGGGAGACAGCCAGCATAAGACTGAAGAATAACACAAGCTGTAGTTGTGATGCTGGGTATCAAATTTCAGCCAGCACACTCAGGTATTCCCAGGTGGTGCCTGAGAAGACGAGGCTTTGGGGGCTTCCACAGTTCCCCACTCTCAGTAGAGAACAAAAATTAAGACtaatttttgaaataatacATAGATACCATCTTTTATTAGGTGTAATAAgcataatgaaaatatttattataagTTTTTTCTCCTGAATGGATAATATTACACAAAGAATTACAAgtcattttataaaaattgtgTTCTCAACTGTACTTCACTTTGATTTTCTTCCAgctaggaaatattttttaagagtATTTACATGTTCTTGCCTAATTATTCCTTGTTGCATATTCTCTCCCATTGTTTATACTCTACCCATCTCTCAATCTTATTGATCAAGGTTAGGAGTCACTCCATAAAAGTGAATGGAGTtaactgcttaaaaaaacccacccaaccaaccaaccacccaaccaaccaaccaaccaaccaaccaaacaaaaaactccaaacaaccCAGGTGAAGCCCTGTGTCTTTATTAATTTTAGCTACCAaaaaattttaactgaaaaattttCCACCTCTAATTTGTTGAAACAAAGAACACTTGGCAGGGCTTTTCATAGTacacaaaattacaaaattgcAGATTTGTTACAAGCTAATAAACCTCAGTAGTTAAGGATCTAGATGAGACTCCTTTTCCACATCACatattatcctttttttttcacttaagaGAATGAATTGAATGTTATAAAGTTAGGTTTAACAAGGCAGAAACCAGCAGAGTCTTGAGTATACTTCATTGCTTGCAGTATATTGAGGCTTGAGGCACTGTGGAGTATAGGATGCTGGAAGATGCTTTATGATGTGATTTTCTCTTTGAGAGCTTTAGTATGAGTTGGTAAGGGGTATTTATGCATATGAAagtacacattttttttcttttaaaatacttaagaACAGCACATGAACAAAAAAGGAGCCTTTTAGATGATACTGCATGATACTTACACTGCTCCAGCTCAACTCCTGAGGTGCAGGATAAAAAAGCTGGGCCAGTAGAGCAGAGCATTTTAAAGTCATAGGTTTTgatacaacagaaaaaaaatgtcaagacacacaaaaagaaagccACACCAGGAGCTTTATCAAACCAGGTCTGCAGACTGCAGGGGTGGCTTGAAATTCCTTCTGCCTCTGCCCACTCTGTAATGGCACCAGCAATGGCACACCAGGATTCTTAAGGCTTTACTGGTGGTCCTTGCTCATTCTtgcaaatatttagaaataaatacattccaCATGAATGAGGATAAGTCAAGATGCTGGCTCTGGTAGGGAGCTTTAATCCCTTCTTTACTCTGTTCTTATCTCTGGCTTAagtgaatgaatgaaaaatagaaGCAAAGCTATGAAGTGCTGGCTGACTAATTTACTACTTTGGCAGTCAGTGGGTAAATGTTTTTGACTTTTTGAAAATTGTGCAAAATCTTCAGGTTAAAGATGATACAAAATGGGATTTGTCTGAGTTTCTTTCCTTCAGGAGGATGACacactttgttttgtttattgtcagtttttctgaatttattacAGTTGtgaatgtatttaaaatgcaatggAATCCACATAAACTCCACTCATGGGAATGAATGAGGAGAACCAAGGGGTTTTAACATTTATGCTTTATCTGACCAACCCACATCAGATATGATGGTCCAAAATAGAGTAGATAACTTTACTGCAGATCCCAGTGCCGTATTTCTACACACATTAGAAAAGTTTCCAGCCTTTTCTACTAACATCTGATGACAATATTCTGAAAAACATAGCTAGTCTGTCAGGTATCTCTGGAAtatgaacatatttttcctGGTGCTTATGGGGAAGAGTAAAAATATGTGGGCTTGACATTACCCAGGATCTGATCTTCATAGTTAGGAAGGCAGCAAAAGAAGAATCCCAAGCATATTTCCATAATGGCGGTGGTCCAGCCAAAGCCATAGGCCCAGCTGAACATATTGATTCCTGTCATCTCAATTTCAGATGAGAACTTTACTGGGTAAATGACCAGGCCCATGATGGAGAACACAGCtgaagaaacaggagaaaacaaaaacaatgttTAACACCCAGCACCACTGCCGTTCTCCATAATCCCATTATGGAGCTAAACCCATCCGTGTTTTGGAGGATCTGAAAATCGATCCAGTGCCATGATAGACTTTGATTTTTCATAGAGAGCTCAATTGCACACAGGCAGAGACTTGGGTATAGAATCACCTGAGGAAAATATCAGTTCTAGTATGGATATTTCTGCACAAGCTAAACTTGACTCCACATGCTGCCTTACCAGCCACGAAAAGCAAGCCTCCGATCCCACGGATGAAGTTGAACCGAAGTGTGTCGATGGCAAATGCTATGATGGCCAGTGCAAAACAGATGACTAGAAGCAGAAAGCCAACCAGGTATGTGGCAGCAGCggctcttccccaggctgaaatCAGAATTagaaaggaacaaaaacaaAGGTTGGTTTTCTCTGGTTAGTAAGTAAAGGTTAATTTTAAAACCTGTGAAAAGAGGATCATCTCCCAGGAAAGAAACCATGGGTGGTTTCTCTCCTCTTGTAGGTGTGCATTTCAGTTCTACAAGAAATGATGCACTAAGTGCAGAATGCATAAAATTCCAGATTGGTCTTCTCATGCAGAATGAAATGGGGGCTTGGGTGAGAGCTCACTGTTTAGTTTTAACAATAAAGAATTAAGAGAGAAATGGCTTTGAAGATGTAAAACTGGACACTGTCCTTCAATAGCAAATATTACCTCAGCAGATACCATAAAACCAACTTCCTTTTCCAGACAAGGAGAATTAAACTGTCCCTGAAACTAATAAAATCTTCCTTTGAAAcaaagtgtttttaaaagcacCACCAATCTGGCAAACTTAAAGGTATGGAAATAGCCCATAAATGTCAGAATTCAGCAATTTCTGACTTTCAGCCTTAATTTAGCTCTGTGTCCTAAATGGAGGTAAGGATTTGGAATCTGTTTTGTAGGGAAATTGGATCTCTGGTTTTAGTCCAAGTTTAGAACCACTGCAATTCAAAAAGCTTGTTCTggatattaattttttaattttcaaattataaatttttatgTTATAACATGTTAAAGCAAAGCATACTGCATTGGCTTaacaactagaaaaaaaaatttatttaatatttcaagaCTTGAGGAGCAACTACTGCTCAAAGAGATCAAATTTTCTGGATGTAAAAAAGCCACTTTGACCCATTTTAAAGCCACAAAAAAGGAACTTTGACCCATTGTGTATTAAACTGCGCAAGCAGTTAAAGTCTGCTAGGCATCTACAGACTTCATCCTCTCATCTAAGCCACTATGTCTTTGTCAAGTGTTGGCTTCTAAGCAAATATATGCAACAGCAGTGCCAAAAAATTATCACAGCCCAAACAACCCTGACAATACTTACAATTCAACTTAAATGCAGTGCATGCTGTTCAGTAAAAGTTACCTCTGAAACTGAGTAAGTAACCTATcaatttgtttgctttaagCATGAAGTTATAAAATGCAAAGTGTCCTGTCTTTCCCTTGACTAGAATCAGGTAAGCATGAAAGCACACAACCTCTCCTCAGTGAGTGACAGCTTGGTGTTCGATCTGTCTTTCCCCAGGGCCCACACCACCACTACTATTAGGCAAGAAAAATGGATCAGGATTTTCCAGCTATCTTTTTCTACCCCTCAGTCCATCAAAACCAATTtcccttttgtttgcttttcagcatTCTTCCTGCTTTATGATTCCTGCTCCATTCTAGCTATCACACTAtatcttcagttttatttcatctCCATTCTTATTCCACAAGTTTCTGTCTGCTTGTAGGGCTCATTTTCCCAGTAAACAGGCAGCTGCCTGAGAAGACTGAAAGGGACAGCAATTGTGCTCTTATATCTCATTTTCTAGCCCAGTGTTTTAGCTCAAACTCTTCTCTCTAGGAGTTTACAGAAGGCTCAGAGGTAGAGTGTGCACTGTGGAGACACAGGAGGGAGGACAGCACCTCAGGCAGAGTATCAGAAGAAATAGTCAAGAAGAGGAATTTCTTATACTGCTCAATATTCCCCACTGAAGGTGCTCCTATTCCCAGTCTCTCTGTTACCcctttaaaacaacaacaacaataaaaaagggGCACCTGGCCATAAGAGATGCTTCTCAGCAATGGTGACCTTACTGCTCTTGGATACAAGAGTTCTGGACACTTCTGGCAAAAGGGTGAAACGACTAGAACATCTAGAGGTGATGTTTTTCCTTAGGTGCACAATTGCTTGTGGTTAGATACAAAACTCCCAGGCAAAGGAGCAGACTCAGAcacagctgcctgccagctgcctgccagcaggCTGAGACACCAGGAGTCCTGGGGTTCCACCTCCCCTGCTGCCAAAGCTCAGCCTTGCTTCTCAAGAGCAGCTGATGGTAGAGCACCAAGACCTGGGGTGGGAacagcacctgggctgggggctcagggagggagctgtgcctggtggCTGCAGACATGTGGGGTGGCACCTTGCccatgccagcagctccctcccccGCCAGGCTCAGCCAggtgtttttcctgaagcagtGTTCCAAATGCTGTGACTGTATGGAAGCAGACTGGGCACACGCCCAGCCCGCGGGGTACTGGCTATGTGGCAAGAAGAGACATGCTTGTTGCAGGATGCTTACACCATTTGGAGGCATTGCTCAATCACCTAACAGCCAGTTTTGTGGCTCTCAGTtctacaaaagagaaaaaaaacccttcaacattggaagaaaaacagcacacagctccaAGGCAGTAGAGCATATGAAGAGTGAGTCTCCACAGGgttttttgaagaaaagtaTTCTGAGTTCATCTGCCctttgcaaaagcagcagctatCAGTACTCTAAGACCAGTGTGTAATCATCTTACCTTTCTAGAGTAAAAGGTAACAAAGGCTTTGTGCAGCAATAATTGCAACTGTTTCTATATTTGAGATGCTTATTTTATCTTGTGCCAGCCAGGAGTACTAGAGTAGTTTAGTTCTTTACAAATAGAATGAAGacttaaaatttcattaaaatgtcagAATTAGAAGAATTAAATTGGTCAAAATACACTGACAAGCAAGTGGCTAATTTAGtcccaaatattttccaatCTTTCaatgttgtggggtttttttgtctttaatattgagtaaaaatataaataaattgtTCTATCTGCAAACTtcttaaaaatgtgaattcCAGGCCAAAGAATCCTCACAGGTGCAACACCAATTCAATGTTTTCTTGACTGTAAAGTGAGGGCAGTTAAGACCTGAAAGGGCCCAGTCCACCTGTCACCAAAtcaaaaatggaaacagagggagcagcaggttACAGGATATCAAAGTTTGAGTTTGTAAAAATATTCAGCAGTTTTTGAGATCTGTTTTCTCAGCCCCAAAAATAATAGTGGTGATCTTTTGGCTGTTTAAGAGTTAAAATGCACTTGtgagaaaagaaatgtgtttataCAAAAGTGTCCTTGAATACCAGCATCATCCTGTAATGCTTTGGTGCCAGAcccatttctccctttttcagTTCTTCCATCAGCTGAAAGAACACCAGTGAACACTATGAAAGGGCTTGTGGGCAGCTACACACCAGCCACTCTTCAAAACTCCTTCTAACTAGCAGTTTTCTGAGCAATTTGGTCTTAAACAAGACATTGCTATCCCAAACAGGCAAGAGGAACCCATGTTCTCACACCTGTCTCAAGTGAGCAAGGACAGTGCTTGTGATAACAGAGCTTTGTATGTCAATCAGCAGTGATTTGTGGGAGTCTGGCCTGTCCAAAGTGAATACAGTAATATGTGaccactgaaaaatgaaaataagtgCCTGACTTCTGTAACTCCCTGCTTTGTGAGAAGACCCCTGAGTTAATTTAGACACCAGAAAGAGCCCTCCATGCCAGGACAGACCTCATGATATCTTATGCACTACATAATTAGCTGAGACAGAATTCAATAATAACACAGATTTATTACTCTGCTATTGAAGCTAACTCAGTTTGGAGGCAGCATGACTACCTCTTGTATTGCACCATATAAATGCATTCTGATTATCCTATATCTTGCTGCAGCCATAGGGAAGCTGATGGACTTAATTAGACATCCAGTACTAAGAATATCTCCAGTTTCCTGCCTTCCTGATTTTACTCCCTCACACATTGTACAGTTTATGAAAGTGTAAACACTGTCAGTGcttcacacaaaaaataaacaaactttCTTGCTCAGCAGTAAGCTGAGCCAAAACTTTGAACCACCTAAGCTAGTATTTCCTTAGCCTGTCATCTTCATGCTCCAAAAGATCCATGCTTCAAAAAAAGAGCTGTTGTGTCTTGAAAATAGCATATAACCTTTACTTCCTTCATGACAAATACAAACGCCCAAGTTCCTGATGTATGTGTTTCAAAACATGGGAAAACACTCACAATAACATTCTCATGTTTTTCTTGATCTGGTACTCCCACACCACATAAACTGCTGAGTCTCTCCTCGGGtgacattttctgaaagcaaCCCCAGAGAGTTCAGAAGTACCGCTCCTTGTATGATCAAGAAGAACATACTTCTCCAAATTTTCCTCTTGGCTTGAAGCTAAATACACAACTAGcattggaaagaaaacaagtatttttcaGCTCACAGACACCAACAATTATCTAAAGGTTCTTGCTGACTGATCATTTTCACACTGCAGTGAATTGTGCAGCAATTTGAGAAAGGGTAGCTTTAATTCACAAGAACCAGGGAGGggtgaaagaaaatgtaacagACATTTTGCTTTGTTATACTTCATAACACTGAGGGAAAGAAACATAAACACTGCAGTTCTAGCTGCAGTCTTGCAAAGCAACTCTTAGGAGAACTAAAATCTGCAGTGGTAGCGATTCATCTCTGTGTTGTACGTAATGAGGATATTTCCAGGCTGAGTTTGCAGAGCTCAACCTGTTTAACATCTCTCTGATTAAAGGGAAAGAGtattattttggaaacaaagcTGAACTCACTTGAGTTTCTCAACCTGGCGTTCTTTGTCAGGGTGTGGCAAGCACGGCAGAGCACATGCTTCACTTTGAAAAGGAACTGCTTTGGCCAGGTTTTACCCATTTCCCTTTGGCTTGTTCTCCTCAAGAAAGTTTCCATGTGAAAGTGCACGTTTGCAGCAGAACCCATGTTCCCCTAGCATGACTCTTACAGTGGTCCATCAAACCCATTAACCCACATCTCTACCAGCCTAAGGGTTACAAGCTGCTGGGGTACACGCACACCACTATCATCAGGACTCTGGATTTCCTGTGTTACCTGTGCAACAGGACACAGTGCAAAATCCTGTCTTCTGGAAATACTGACTCTGTAACATGCCAGCTGTGGGGAATTTCTGTGCTCTTTCTGGAAACAAAAGTACGCTATAATCTCTGCAATTGTTTGCTGGTCACGTGAGCCGGCATTGAAATACCAGTGTGCATGTGTTTGTATACAGCCAAGATAAATCAGAAACTACCAAAAGCAGCTTCTTTTGAATAAACTGCAGACTGAAAGCCATtgactgaaaattatttcaaaggaaGTCTGTACAACTGAGAAAAAGATCACATATTAGTCATGGATAATTTATGAATAgaataaaatgaggaaaataatatCAAAGGTATCATTACAGATGTACTATTTTCTGAGTTTCTGTCTTCATTGCATCTGGATCTTTGTTCAGAGAACTTAATTCTCTGTATATCTTTCATATGGGTAGTCAATACTGGAggtttttctttggattttttgggtTGAAATTTATATCTTTTGCAGTGGAATACAGAATTTTTAGTCTTTCTGCGTGACATCCTCTTTGGTAACTCTGTTCTTTTCCCCCTAGCATTACTTTATTAGAATTCATTGGTTGTTAATATGGATTTCTCATTTAATAACAGAGTACTATCTCATGAAGGTCATTTCTGTGTAAGCCAGAACCAGCTTTTATCTTACCACTATTTAAAAGACAACCATGGAAACAGAGAATGACCTATTTAGGTTCACATTAGGATAATGTCATGGCTAGAGTTTCTCAAGGATTAGTAACAGGTCCCATATAACTGAGAAAGGATTAGGACATTAGGACAATTACCCAATAATAATGATTTTAGATGACAACACTAAGGAAAAGAACCTTTATGAGTAGATCTTCTATCAATAAAACCCAGTATACATTAGCAGAAGGCAGTGTTCTGTCCATAGCTGTATGCTAAAATGATAGCTCAGTGTGGCTTGCTGGGCTTTAACtcctttaaaggaaaaaccTATTAATTCCTCACCCCTGACTTcacccacaaacaaacacaggCAAAACCTTTATGTAATCTGCAACCCTCCTTTCTTACTGAGGCAAGCAATTAAACTTAGAAGCTATTCTGAGTTGAATTTGAGGGGAGGAGCAGCTACGTCTTGAGGGAGTGGTTCAAATTCATCTCATCATAAGCTCAGGCGTGTACAGGCTTGACTTAGAAGCTGGCTTCTGCAAATCCTGCATTAATGAGGGCTGGTCCCTGATGCTTGCTTagtgctgggaaagcagaaggGGCAGAATGGGTAGAGCCATCATCAAAGGGAGCACCACGGGAGTAagttagaaattaaatataatgcACACACAGTGCCTCAAAATGAAAGGTTTGCTCACGAGAGAGTCAGGGAGTACTCCTATCGAACATTCTCTTCAGAAGCAGTTGCACACACTGGGAAAATCTCAGGATTAAAGCTCAGTCTCATACACCTTACTGctataacatttttttcctcctatttttttttcctatttattttaaattaaagcagGATTACTTATACTTGGATTTGTACATGGGGTTTGGGAGGGTCAGGTAAATGAAATAGGTAAGGTATTGATTAATCGGTTCATTTACATAAGCTCAGTTAATGAGACTAGCAAG is from Serinus canaria isolate serCan28SL12 chromosome 3, serCan2020, whole genome shotgun sequence and encodes:
- the LOC103818472 gene encoding p53 apoptosis effector related to PMP-22-like, producing MVKYGLDYTRCRWILPLLLGIGVIFGIIALAGWGWLESQTLPYVLQASLWQICRRADQGGEWSCESLMGYAWGRAAAATYLVGFLLLVICFALAIIAFAIDTLRFNFIRGIGGLLFVAAVFSIMGLVIYPVKFSSEIEMTGINMFSWAYGFGWTTAIMEICLGFFFCCLPNYEDQILGNVKPTYFYSSP